The following coding sequences lie in one Frigoribacterium sp. SL97 genomic window:
- the hrpA gene encoding ATP-dependent RNA helicase HrpA, which translates to MIPTITYPAELPVSQRRDDIAAAIRDNQVVIVAGATGSGKTTQLPKICLELGRTKIGHTQPRRIAARTISERIAEELGDEVGGVVGYQVRFTDKVGADTQIKLMTDGILLNEIHFDRELERYDTIIIDEAHERSLTIDFLLGYLKQLLPRRPDLKLIITSATIDPESFSKHFGDAPIVEVSGRTYPVEVRYRPLVDDTTSDDDGDLDDDDRPAGRQGDRQEARAGDRRQRADDKDYLQGINEALDELARESSGDVLVFLSGENEIRDAEESIRGRNLPFTEVLPLYGRLSAADQHRVFQPSTTAGTRRRIVLATNVAETSLTVPGIKYVIDAGTARISRYSTRAKVQRLPIEAISQASANQRSGRSGRTSSGIAIRLYSETDFEKRPEFTEPEILRTNLAAVILQMISLNLGDIAAFPFLQPPDSRGIKDGLDLLRELGAVTQGGQITRVGKQLTRLPIDPRLARMVVESKTQGTTREVLAIVSALSIQDPRERPLERRAQADEKHSRFRDPKGDFLTLLNLFEYLEDKQKELSGNAFKRLCRDEFLNYLRIREWQDVYRQLSRAARPLGLHIGERSANPDGVHRSLLAGLLSQIGLFDPQKKDFVGARQTRFLIFPGSSLAKKPPAAVMTAELVETSRLFARVAGSIDPAWAEPLAPDLVKRSYGEPHWEKKQGAVVAYERVTLYGVPIVERRRIQFSRIDPAYARELFIRHALVEGDWEGHQAFEQKNRQLIRELTEVEERTRRRDILVDGDAAFEFFQRRIPADVASMRDFEGWWRKAKVDTPDLLTMTAADLLGDDEPDVDEQGFPSTWQQGDQTLTLRYKFEPGADDDGVTVIVPLPLLPRLRPVGFDWQVPGLRDELVTSLIKSLPKQIRKNVVPAADWASKITDELPDAPPADVDEPFTATVAAAIKKLTYTPVSTDDFDLHRVPAHLRVTYAVVDERGRTVGADKDLDALQHRLRDATRDSVARVTQGGGRDERGRGRGRGRGGAGGDATPVTPRPTSSIEREGLTSWDFDELPAVVDTRHGDTVIRAYPALVDHGDSVSITLMATPADQALATPKGVRRLLMLATPSPVAYVQQHLTSAEKLILATSPYQNTSALFADCLVAVVDDVLFRVKPDGMVMTKKEFLSTRDRVSGAVMDQMFQTVSLVARTLTAARDADKALKGATSMTLLAALTDMRQQRDRLIRPGFVSQTGLQQLQRVPVYLVGITKRTAKLLENPGRDRVWLSEVQQATERYEAAGGTFPPADTAPPALVRARWMIEEFRLSLFAQDLRPSESVSLQRIVKVLASA; encoded by the coding sequence ATGATCCCCACCATCACGTATCCCGCCGAGCTGCCGGTCAGCCAGAGGCGCGACGACATCGCCGCGGCGATCCGTGACAACCAGGTCGTCATCGTCGCGGGCGCCACCGGTTCGGGCAAGACGACCCAGCTGCCCAAGATCTGCCTCGAGCTCGGCCGGACCAAGATCGGCCACACCCAGCCGCGCCGCATCGCGGCCCGCACCATCAGCGAGCGCATCGCCGAAGAACTCGGCGACGAGGTCGGCGGCGTGGTCGGCTACCAGGTGCGGTTCACCGACAAGGTCGGTGCCGACACGCAGATCAAGCTGATGACCGACGGCATCCTGCTGAACGAGATCCACTTCGACCGCGAGCTCGAGCGCTACGACACGATCATCATCGACGAGGCCCACGAGCGCAGCCTGACCATCGACTTCCTGCTCGGGTACCTCAAGCAGCTGTTGCCCCGCCGCCCCGACCTCAAGCTCATCATCACGAGCGCCACGATCGATCCCGAGTCGTTCTCGAAGCACTTCGGCGACGCGCCCATCGTCGAGGTCTCGGGTCGCACCTACCCGGTCGAGGTCCGCTACCGACCGCTCGTGGACGACACCACGAGCGACGACGACGGCGACCTCGACGACGACGACCGCCCCGCGGGTCGCCAGGGCGACCGTCAGGAGGCGCGGGCCGGCGACCGCAGGCAGCGCGCCGACGACAAGGACTACCTGCAGGGCATCAACGAGGCCCTCGACGAACTCGCCCGCGAGTCGAGCGGCGACGTCCTCGTCTTCCTCAGCGGAGAGAACGAGATCCGTGACGCCGAGGAGAGCATCCGCGGCCGCAACCTGCCGTTCACCGAGGTGCTGCCGCTGTACGGCCGGTTGAGCGCCGCCGACCAGCACCGGGTCTTCCAGCCCAGCACGACCGCGGGCACCAGGCGCCGCATCGTCCTCGCGACCAACGTCGCCGAGACCAGCCTCACCGTGCCCGGCATCAAGTACGTGATCGACGCCGGCACGGCCCGCATCAGCCGCTACTCGACCCGCGCCAAGGTGCAGCGCCTGCCGATCGAGGCCATCTCGCAGGCGAGCGCCAACCAGCGGTCGGGCCGCTCCGGTCGCACGAGCAGCGGCATCGCGATCCGCCTCTACAGCGAGACCGACTTCGAGAAGCGCCCCGAGTTCACCGAGCCCGAGATCCTGCGGACCAACCTCGCCGCGGTCATCCTGCAGATGATCTCCCTGAACCTCGGCGACATCGCCGCCTTCCCCTTCCTCCAGCCGCCCGACTCGCGCGGCATCAAGGACGGACTCGACTTGCTGCGCGAGCTCGGCGCCGTCACCCAGGGCGGCCAGATCACCCGGGTCGGCAAGCAGCTCACGCGACTGCCGATCGATCCGCGCCTCGCCCGCATGGTCGTCGAGTCCAAGACGCAGGGCACGACGCGCGAGGTGCTCGCCATCGTCTCGGCCCTGAGCATCCAGGACCCGCGCGAGCGGCCCCTCGAGCGGCGTGCCCAGGCCGACGAGAAGCACTCGCGCTTCCGCGACCCCAAGGGCGACTTCCTCACGCTGCTCAACCTGTTCGAGTACCTCGAGGACAAGCAGAAGGAGCTCAGCGGCAACGCCTTCAAGCGTCTGTGCCGCGACGAGTTCCTCAACTACCTGCGCATCCGCGAGTGGCAGGACGTCTACCGCCAGCTCAGCCGCGCGGCCAGGCCCCTCGGGCTGCACATCGGCGAGCGCAGCGCGAACCCCGACGGCGTCCACCGCAGCCTGCTGGCCGGCCTGCTCAGCCAGATCGGGCTGTTCGACCCGCAGAAGAAGGACTTCGTCGGCGCCCGCCAGACGAGGTTCCTGATCTTCCCGGGCAGCAGCCTCGCGAAGAAGCCGCCGGCGGCCGTGATGACGGCCGAACTGGTGGAGACCAGTCGCCTGTTCGCCCGCGTCGCCGGCTCGATCGACCCGGCGTGGGCCGAACCGCTGGCGCCCGACCTGGTCAAGCGCAGCTACGGCGAACCCCACTGGGAGAAGAAGCAGGGCGCCGTCGTCGCCTACGAGCGCGTCACGCTCTACGGGGTGCCGATCGTCGAGCGACGACGCATCCAGTTCTCGCGCATCGACCCGGCGTACGCCCGCGAGCTGTTCATCCGGCACGCGCTGGTCGAGGGCGACTGGGAGGGGCACCAGGCGTTCGAGCAGAAGAACCGGCAGCTCATCCGCGAGCTGACCGAGGTCGAAGAGAGGACGCGTCGCCGCGACATCCTGGTCGACGGCGACGCCGCGTTCGAGTTCTTCCAGCGGCGCATCCCGGCCGACGTCGCGAGCATGCGCGACTTCGAGGGCTGGTGGCGCAAGGCCAAGGTCGACACGCCCGACCTGCTCACCATGACCGCCGCCGACCTGCTCGGGGACGACGAACCCGACGTCGACGAACAGGGCTTCCCGAGCACGTGGCAGCAGGGCGACCAGACGTTGACCCTGCGCTACAAGTTCGAGCCGGGGGCCGACGACGACGGCGTGACCGTGATCGTTCCGCTGCCGCTGCTGCCGCGCCTCCGTCCGGTCGGCTTCGACTGGCAGGTGCCGGGGTTGCGCGACGAGCTCGTCACGTCGCTCATCAAGTCGCTGCCGAAGCAGATCCGCAAGAACGTGGTGCCCGCCGCCGACTGGGCGTCGAAGATCACGGACGAGCTGCCCGACGCACCACCGGCCGACGTCGACGAGCCGTTCACGGCGACCGTGGCCGCGGCGATCAAGAAGCTCACCTACACGCCCGTCTCGACCGACGACTTCGACCTGCACCGCGTGCCCGCGCACCTGCGGGTCACGTACGCCGTGGTCGACGAGCGGGGCCGCACGGTCGGGGCCGACAAGGACCTCGACGCGCTGCAGCACCGGCTGCGCGACGCCACGCGCGACAGCGTCGCGCGCGTCACGCAGGGCGGCGGGCGCGACGAGCGAGGCCGGGGCCGGGGTCGCGGACGAGGAGGCGCGGGGGGCGACGCCACGCCCGTCACGCCTCGCCCCACGAGCTCGATCGAGCGCGAGGGCCTGACGTCGTGGGACTTCGACGAGCTCCCCGCGGTCGTCGACACCCGCCACGGCGACACCGTGATCCGGGCCTACCCGGCGTTGGTCGACCACGGCGACTCGGTCTCGATCACGTTGATGGCGACGCCCGCCGACCAGGCCCTCGCGACGCCGAAGGGCGTGCGGCGCCTGCTGATGCTGGCGACCCCGTCGCCCGTGGCCTACGTGCAGCAGCACCTGACGAGCGCCGAGAAGCTCATCCTCGCGACGAGCCCGTACCAGAACACGTCGGCGCTCTTCGCGGACTGCCTCGTGGCCGTCGTCGACGACGTGCTGTTCCGCGTGAAGCCCGACGGCATGGTGATGACGAAGAAGGAGTTCCTCTCGACCCGCGACCGGGTCTCGGGGGCCGTGATGGACCAGATGTTCCAGACCGTCTCGCTCGTCGCCCGCACGCTGACCGCCGCCCGCGACGCCGACAAGGCCCTGAAGGGTGCGACCTCGATGACCCTGCTCGCGGCGCTGACCGACATGCGGCAGCAGCGGGATCGCCTGATCCGTCCGGGCTTCGTGTCGCAGACCGGGCTCCAGCAGCTCCAGCGCGTGCCGGTGTACCTCGTGGGCATCACGAAGCGCACGGCGAAACTGCTCGAGAACCCCGGGCGGGACCGCGTCTGGCTCAGCGAGGTGCAGCAGGCGACCGAGCGGTACGAGGCCGCGGGCGGGACGTTCCCGCCCGCCGACACCGCGCCTCCTGCACTCGTCCGCGCCCGGTGGATGATCGAGGAGTTCCGCCTCAGCCTGTTCGCACAAGACCTGCGGCCGAGCGAGAGCGTCTCGCTGCAGCGCATCGTCAAGGTGCTCGCCTCCGCCTGA
- a CDS encoding long-chain-fatty-acid--CoA ligase — MSSAPSPRGHATASVAAILAESAGRFPDDVAVIVGPTSTTYAELWQQTLAYAGALRARGVGPGDRVAMLVPNVADFPRVYYATLALGAVAVPVHALLKRHEIEYVLRDSGSRLLVCAAPLLGEGGAGAQLAGVDVLTVLAPPAGQEDDGPDRLEDLAAAAAPLDTYVPRDPFDTATILYTSGTTGQPKGAEGSHLALIEQVNTNLMTTFDMHRGDVLLGALPLFHTFGQTCTMNTGFRVGATIVMLPKFDGDAALAAMVEHGCEVFMGVPTMYMALIAAATRSEARPPLRYAVSGGASLPLAVLKKFQQVYDAPIHEGYGLTETSPVATFNHVGVPPRPGTIGTPIWGVDVEIADQHVEDSIVLLPHGEIGELVIRGHNLMNGYLDRPEDTAKAIVDGWFRTGDLGTKDDDGYLTIVDRTKDMIIRNGYNVYPRQVEEVLAQHPDVTMAAVFGVAHELHGQEIEAAVVLRDGATATPDELVAFVADEIAAYKYPRVVHVLDALPLGPSGKVLKRELVDRFSAAVTGVGEGAAAPR, encoded by the coding sequence ATGTCATCAGCACCCAGCCCCCGAGGCCACGCCACCGCGTCGGTCGCGGCCATCCTCGCCGAGTCGGCCGGCCGGTTCCCCGACGACGTCGCCGTCATCGTCGGGCCCACCTCGACCACCTACGCCGAGCTCTGGCAGCAGACCCTGGCCTACGCCGGGGCCCTCCGCGCCCGGGGCGTCGGCCCCGGGGACCGGGTCGCCATGCTCGTCCCGAACGTCGCGGACTTCCCCCGCGTCTACTACGCGACGCTCGCGCTCGGCGCGGTGGCCGTGCCCGTCCACGCCCTCCTCAAGCGACACGAGATCGAGTACGTGCTGCGCGACAGCGGCTCCCGCCTGCTCGTCTGCGCCGCACCGCTGCTCGGTGAAGGAGGCGCGGGAGCGCAGCTCGCGGGGGTCGACGTCCTGACCGTGCTCGCGCCTCCTGCCGGCCAGGAGGACGACGGGCCCGACCGCCTCGAGGACCTCGCCGCGGCCGCCGCACCCCTCGACACCTACGTGCCCCGCGACCCGTTCGACACCGCCACGATCCTCTACACGAGCGGCACCACGGGCCAGCCCAAGGGGGCCGAAGGGTCTCACCTCGCCCTGATCGAGCAGGTCAACACCAACCTGATGACGACGTTCGACATGCATCGCGGCGACGTGCTGCTCGGGGCCCTGCCGCTGTTCCACACCTTCGGACAGACCTGCACGATGAACACCGGGTTCCGGGTCGGCGCGACGATCGTCATGCTGCCGAAGTTCGACGGCGACGCCGCGCTCGCCGCGATGGTCGAGCACGGCTGCGAGGTGTTCATGGGCGTGCCCACGATGTACATGGCCCTGATCGCCGCGGCCACCCGCAGCGAGGCGCGCCCACCGCTGCGCTACGCCGTCTCGGGCGGGGCGTCGCTGCCGCTCGCGGTGCTCAAGAAGTTCCAGCAGGTGTACGACGCCCCGATCCACGAGGGCTACGGGCTGACCGAGACCTCGCCCGTCGCCACCTTCAACCACGTCGGGGTGCCACCGCGGCCCGGCACCATCGGCACGCCGATCTGGGGCGTCGACGTCGAGATCGCCGACCAGCACGTCGAGGACTCGATCGTGTTGCTGCCGCACGGCGAGATCGGCGAACTCGTCATCCGTGGGCACAACCTCATGAACGGCTACCTCGACCGGCCCGAGGACACCGCGAAGGCGATCGTCGACGGCTGGTTCCGCACGGGCGACCTCGGCACGAAGGACGACGACGGCTACCTGACGATCGTCGACCGCACGAAGGACATGATCATCCGCAACGGCTACAACGTGTACCCGCGGCAGGTCGAGGAGGTCCTCGCGCAGCACCCCGACGTCACGATGGCGGCCGTCTTCGGCGTGGCGCACGAACTCCACGGGCAGGAGATCGAGGCGGCCGTCGTCCTCCGTGACGGGGCCACGGCCACCCCCGACGAGTTGGTCGCCTTCGTCGCCGACGAGATCGCGGCCTACAAGTACCCCCGCGTGGTCCACGTCCTCGACGCCTTGCCGCTCGGCCCCAGCGGCAAGGTCCTCAAGCGCGAACTCGTGGACCGGTTCTCGGCCGCCGTCACCGGGGTCGGCGAGGGAGCCGCGGCGCCCCGCTGA
- a CDS encoding cell wall-binding repeat-containing protein → MSRVLGVTAAVGGLVALSLAGVTAATAEPATGSFTGSDASAAAAPALDRYQGADRFATAADIAGRAYPDGAGTVIIANGVQFPDALSAAPAAALIEAPLLLTAPNALPSSVADRLVALKPRNVVVIGGVNAVSPAVATQIGKITGATVDRVQGADRYATSRAVVDAFFAETGVYRAFVTSGLNFPDAVSASAAAGAGSTDSTGAPDAVVLVPGTADGVDQPTSDLFESLGVESVAVVGGPAVISDGIVSDLDAQFPGEVALLAGQDRYETSAFVSFFAFSDATGDVPRTDDSGTVYLASGQNFPDALAIAAVAGAEKSPVLLTAPGCTNYYAEDLIAGLASEKVVTIGGTAAVSENAAALNYCPGPPRT, encoded by the coding sequence ATGTCCCGAGTCCTCGGCGTCACCGCCGCCGTGGGCGGCCTCGTCGCCCTGAGCCTGGCAGGCGTCACCGCGGCGACCGCCGAACCCGCCACCGGTTCCTTCACCGGGTCCGACGCCTCCGCGGCAGCGGCCCCCGCCCTCGACCGCTACCAGGGCGCCGACCGTTTCGCGACGGCCGCCGACATCGCCGGCCGGGCCTACCCGGACGGTGCCGGCACGGTCATCATCGCGAACGGCGTGCAGTTCCCCGACGCGCTGAGCGCCGCTCCGGCCGCCGCGCTGATCGAGGCGCCGCTCCTGCTGACGGCTCCGAACGCCCTCCCGTCGTCGGTGGCCGACCGCCTCGTCGCCCTCAAGCCGCGGAACGTGGTCGTCATCGGTGGCGTCAACGCCGTGTCGCCCGCCGTCGCCACCCAGATCGGCAAGATCACCGGGGCGACGGTCGATCGCGTCCAGGGCGCCGACCGTTACGCGACCTCGCGGGCCGTCGTCGACGCGTTCTTCGCCGAGACCGGCGTCTACCGCGCCTTCGTCACCTCGGGCCTGAACTTCCCCGACGCCGTCAGCGCCAGTGCCGCCGCCGGTGCCGGCAGCACCGACTCGACCGGTGCGCCGGACGCGGTCGTGCTCGTCCCCGGGACCGCCGACGGGGTCGACCAGCCCACGTCGGACCTGTTCGAATCGCTCGGCGTCGAGTCCGTCGCCGTCGTGGGTGGCCCCGCGGTCATCTCGGACGGCATCGTCTCCGATCTCGACGCGCAGTTCCCGGGCGAGGTCGCCCTGCTTGCCGGCCAGGACCGCTACGAGACCTCGGCCTTCGTGTCGTTCTTCGCCTTCAGCGACGCGACGGGCGACGTCCCCCGTACCGACGACTCGGGCACCGTGTACCTCGCCTCCGGGCAGAACTTCCCGGACGCCCTCGCGATCGCCGCGGTCGCCGGTGCCGAGAAGTCGCCCGTGCTCCTCACCGCGCCCGGCTGCACGAACTACTACGCCGAGGACCTCATCGCGGGCCTCGCGTCCGAGAAGGTCGTCACGATCGGTGGCACGGCCGCCGTCTCCGAGAACGCGGCCGCGTTGAACTACTGCCCGGGCCCGCCGCGCACCTGA
- a CDS encoding DMT family transporter, giving the protein MIAIVLAALLWGTTGTVASSLPGDVGPLATGAATMCVGGLLLALTAPRATRAALRGGPAAWRWLVPGALGVVVYPLAFYSSMSLAGVAVGNVVSLGTAPVFAALLERLLDPPGRRRPLEPRWVASAALAVVGVGVLAATGQHGQAGTAASPGSAPLGIALGVLAGLAYATYTYTAARLMAEGHPSRGAVSAQFGLGAVLLLPVLLATGGPMLQSGASVGATAYLAIGPMFVAYLLFGHGLRTVSSSRATTVTLLEPFVATLLAVLVVGERLEPPGWIGLALVLAGVVSIVLTRPVRPSRPEAVAT; this is encoded by the coding sequence ATGATCGCCATCGTGCTCGCCGCGCTCCTCTGGGGCACGACGGGCACGGTGGCGTCTTCTCTTCCCGGCGACGTCGGCCCGCTCGCCACGGGCGCCGCGACGATGTGCGTCGGCGGCCTGCTGCTGGCGCTCACGGCCCCCCGCGCCACGCGCGCCGCCCTGCGAGGTGGCCCGGCGGCGTGGCGCTGGCTCGTGCCGGGGGCACTGGGCGTCGTGGTCTACCCGCTGGCGTTCTACTCGTCCATGTCGCTCGCCGGCGTCGCCGTGGGCAACGTGGTCTCGCTCGGGACGGCGCCCGTCTTCGCGGCGCTGCTCGAACGCCTGCTCGACCCGCCCGGCCGGCGGCGTCCCCTCGAGCCCCGCTGGGTGGCGAGTGCGGCACTGGCCGTCGTGGGCGTCGGAGTGCTCGCGGCGACCGGGCAGCACGGTCAGGCGGGCACGGCGGCGTCCCCCGGGTCCGCCCCGCTCGGCATCGCACTGGGCGTCCTCGCGGGTCTCGCCTACGCGACGTACACCTACACCGCGGCTCGGCTCATGGCCGAGGGTCACCCGTCGCGCGGGGCCGTGTCGGCCCAGTTCGGCCTCGGTGCGGTGCTCCTGCTGCCGGTGTTGCTGGCGACCGGGGGTCCGATGCTGCAGTCGGGCGCCTCCGTGGGGGCGACGGCCTACCTCGCGATCGGGCCGATGTTCGTCGCCTACCTCCTCTTCGGCCACGGCCTGCGCACGGTGTCGAGTTCTCGGGCGACGACCGTGACGTTGCTCGAACCGTTCGTCGCGACCCTGCTGGCGGTGCTCGTGGTGGGCGAGCGGCTCGAGCCGCCGGGCTGGATCGGCCTCGCCCTCGTGCTGGCGGGTGTCGTCTCGATCGTGCTGACGAGACCTGTCCGCCCCTCCCGTCCCGAGGCGGTCGCCACCTAG
- a CDS encoding bifunctional 2-methylcitrate synthase/citrate synthase, which produces MSDTITAPAPAASDGPEIHKGLAGVTVDRTAVSKVDAASNSLLYRGYPVQQLAAERDVEDVAWLLLHGDLPTVDERRDFDAELRSHRTLAPGLQHLIDLIPTSAHPMDVVRTAVSAIGAARPEPTTGAGAYDVADTRRLATHLFAVLPAVIAYDQRRRHDLPPVPPRDDLGYSADFLHQVFDREPDPLDVDAFDTSMTLYAEHSFNASTFTARVVASTLSDLHSSIVGAIGALKGPLHGGANEAALELLDRVGPADGAVAWLDEAFARKEKIMGFGHRVYKNGDSRVPTMEDALGRLVDRARERGDDRVDGLKETYDVVAATVFERKGLKPNVDYPSGLAYHLMGFETPVFTPLFVASRVLGWSAHVIEQREANSLIRPLSEYDGAPLRDVPAR; this is translated from the coding sequence ATGAGCGACACCATCACCGCACCCGCCCCGGCCGCCTCCGACGGTCCCGAGATCCACAAGGGCCTGGCCGGCGTCACGGTCGACCGGACGGCGGTCTCGAAGGTCGACGCGGCCAGCAACTCGCTGCTCTACCGCGGCTACCCGGTGCAGCAGCTCGCCGCCGAGCGGGACGTCGAGGACGTCGCCTGGCTGCTGCTGCACGGCGACCTGCCGACCGTCGACGAGCGACGCGACTTCGACGCCGAGCTGCGCTCGCACCGCACGCTGGCCCCCGGGCTGCAGCACCTCATCGACCTGATCCCCACCTCGGCGCACCCCATGGACGTCGTCCGCACCGCGGTGAGCGCCATCGGCGCCGCCCGGCCCGAACCCACGACGGGTGCGGGCGCCTACGACGTCGCCGATACGCGTCGACTCGCCACGCACCTCTTCGCCGTGCTGCCCGCCGTGATCGCCTACGACCAGCGGCGCCGCCACGACCTGCCGCCGGTTCCGCCGCGGGACGACCTCGGCTACAGCGCCGACTTCCTGCACCAGGTGTTCGACCGCGAGCCCGACCCGCTCGACGTGGACGCGTTCGACACCTCGATGACGCTCTACGCCGAGCACTCGTTCAACGCCTCCACCTTCACGGCCCGGGTCGTCGCCTCGACGCTGTCCGACCTGCACTCCTCGATCGTCGGCGCGATCGGGGCGCTCAAGGGCCCGCTGCACGGCGGCGCCAACGAGGCCGCGCTCGAGCTGCTCGACCGGGTCGGCCCCGCCGACGGGGCCGTGGCCTGGCTCGACGAGGCGTTCGCGCGCAAGGAGAAGATCATGGGATTCGGGCACCGGGTCTACAAGAACGGCGACAGCCGGGTTCCCACGATGGAGGACGCCCTCGGCCGTCTGGTCGACCGGGCCCGCGAGCGGGGCGACGACCGGGTCGACGGGCTCAAGGAGACCTACGACGTCGTCGCCGCGACGGTGTTCGAGCGCAAGGGCCTGAAGCCCAACGTCGACTACCCGTCCGGGCTGGCGTACCACCTGATGGGGTTCGAGACGCCGGTCTTCACGCCGCTGTTCGTCGCGTCGCGGGTCCTCGGCTGGAGCGCCCACGTCATCGAGCAGCGCGAGGCCAACTCGCTCATCCGCCCCTTGAGCGAGTACGACGGCGCACCCCTGAGGGACGTCCCCGCGCGCTGA